CAGTACCCGCTGGTACTGCTGAATGACAGTATGGATTTAACCGAACTGATTAGAGAAAAATTAAAGCAGGTTGGATGCAGCACGCTGAATATTTTATTTAAAAGTGATTCCATTGAATCAGTTAAGGCGTCGGTCTTAAATGAGTTTGGGGTGGGATTTTTACCCTACATTGCAATCAAAAAAGAGCTGTACCGCAAACAGCTGAAAGCGATAGAAATCTCCGATCTGGTCATTGAATATGAAATGTATCTTATCTACGATGAATCAGAAAATAATCAGAGTGTGATTGATTTTATCAGGTATTTTAAAGATATTGCCAGAAAAAGCTTGTGTTAGGACTTTGTTAAAAAGATTTCCCAGACACCAGAGAGCACTTCATCAGATGAGACCTGATGGTTCTTAAAAGTCGTTTGCATAGATTCCAGAACGCATGAGTGATCACTGACAATTTTAATGGTTTCACCAGATTTTAAAGACTTAAAAAGTTTTTTGGTTTTAAGAACAGGGATGGGGCACATATCGCCGAGACAATCAATGGTTAACATATAAGAACCGCCTTGTTTTTTTTGGAGTATTATATCATATTTTTTTTATCAGGTTAAGAAAAAAATGCGTTTTTGTATAGAACAGGAAAGAATTATTCAGGGGAAAGTATGGAAAAAATCAGTGTAGTGATACCCGTATATAATAGCGCAGCTTCGATTGAACAAGTGGTTTATCGGCTAATCCAGTGTTTTGAAAGTAAAAATCAGGAATTTGAGATTATTCTTGTCGATGATTGCTCCAGAGATAACTCAAGAGAAATTTTAACGATGCTTTCAGACAGAGATGAACGTTTGCAGACTTATTTTTTGGAAGCAAATCATGGACAGCAGGAAACACTTAAATATGGAATCATGCAAACGAGAGGAAATTATATTATCACTATTGATGATGACCTTGAACAGCAACCGGAGGATATTTTTCTGCTGATTAATGAAATCCAAAAGGGGTTTGATGTTGTTTATGGTGTAGCAATGAGGGAAGGATATGCTTTTCACAGGCAACTGGGTTCTAATCTGGTTGATCTTTTTTTTACCTTGTTTTTAAAAAAACCAAGACATTTGAGAGTCAGCAGTTTTAGAATTATGAATCGATCAGTCGCTGAAACTATTGCAGAAGATACGACTGATTTTGTATATCTGAGTGCGATTATTCTTAAAAATAGTCAAAATATTGCTAATGTTCAAGTCAGTTATCAGAAACGCCCCTATGGACAATCAAATTATGACGTGAAAAAATTATTAAAATTATATGTTAGGTTAGTTTATTACTATGGCATCAACTGAACAAAAATTAAAGGCTGGTAAGAGATGAAATTGCAGATTTTAGGTGGTGGAAATAATCAGATAAACGGGATTCGAAGAGCAAAAGAAAAAGGTCATGAGGTAATTCTGGTTGATTATTATGACAATCCACCGGGTCGTGAGTTTGCTGATGTACATAAAGCGATCTCGACCTTTGATGTCGAAAAGAATATTGAAGTGGCAAAAAAATATCAGATAGATGGGGTGATGACGACCGGAACCGATCAGCCGGTTTTTACCGTTTCGATGATTAGCAAAGCCCTGAATCTACCTGCTTTTTTAGACAGTGACACAGCCAAGGCAGTGACAAATAAAGAAGTTATGAAAAAAAAGTTGGCAAAAAAGGGAATTCCTACGGTACCATATATTTTTTGCCACGAGAAAATCAGTTTGCAAGAGTTGACGAGCAAGCTAAAAGAATTAGATTTTCCATTGGTATTAAAGCCACTTGACAGCCAGGGACAAAGAGGGGTTTACAAGCTCCATTCAATTGAAGAGGTTTTTAACAGTTTACCCCAGACACTGAGCTTTTCGAGAGAAAAAATAGCATTGATTGAAGGCTATTATGAAAGTGATGAAATAACTGTCAGTGTCTGGGTAAACCAGGGAGAAGCTGGTATTCTGACGGTAACGGACCGAAAAACTTTTGAGAGTGGAAAAAACATTGGGATTTGTTATGCTCACCAATATCCATCAATACATCAGCAAAGAATTGCAGAAATTACAGGGATAATCGATCAGATTGTTAAGGGCTTTGAGATTTTCTCAGGACCGCTCTATGTGCAGCTGCTGATTGGGAATGCCGGTATAGTTGTGAATGAAATTGCCTGTCGGATAGGAGGGGCTTACGAAGAAGTATTTATTCCTTATTTGACAGGGTTTGATATTCTAGATCAGGTGATTGATTTTTCTTTGGGGATTTCTCAATTATCAGAAGCAAAAGGTATTTATCATTCTTCAAAACATTTATCGGTGCAATTGTTTTTTACCCGTCCTGGCAAAATTAAAAAAATTACACCGATTGAAGACCTATTAAAATTACCGGGAGTAATTTCTGCCGGTTATAATGTAAAGGTGGGACAGACACTTGCTCAAATCGACAATGCGACCGCTAGAGCTGGTTATTTCATTGTCTCAGAAGAGTCTGAAGACGCTCTTGACAGTGCGGTTTGTAATGTGTTTGATCATCTTATCATTAATAGTGAAACAGGAGAAAATCTGGTGATCAGGCCTGTTGAATATGGGGAATAGAAAAGTGAGAATTTAAGCGAAAAATAAAAATTGGGTATTTCATGAAAAGGAGAAGGTATGAAAAAAATTGTTTTTGTTATCTTGGCAGTGCTAATGCTTTTAGCGACTGCTTGCAGTCCGACACAAACGGGTGGTGAAGAAAAAACGATTCGCATTGCAGAACAGTATGGGATTGCTTATGCACCGGTTCAAATAATGAAGGAAAAAGGATTTTTGGAGAAAAATTATCCGGGAATTGAAATTTCATGGGAACAGCTTGGCAATACAGCAGCAATTCGTGAGGCCATGGTAGCCGACAGATTGGATGTTGGTTTCATGGCTATCCCACCATTTTTGATCGGAACCGAGAACGGGATGGAGTGGAAGATTGCAACTGGTTTATCATCAGTACCGACCGGTCTGGTGGCGACTGATCAGATTCAGAGCTTAAGTGATTTTTCTGAAACTGACCGAATTGCTGTTCCCCAACCGGGCAGTGTACAGCATATTTTATTGGCAATGGCATGCGACCGGGAATTCTCCGATCCAACTAAGCTTGACAATAATCTAGTGACCTTGTCTCATCCGGATGGGATGAGTGCTTTGCTTTCTGGCGGAGACATTACAGCACATTTTACATCAACACCTTATTTTCAGAAAGAAATTGAGACAGCAGGTTTCCACGAAATTATTTCTGGTGAAGAAGCATTTGGCGGGGACTTCAGTTTTATTATTGGCGTAACCACTAATAAATTGCATGATGAGAATCCCCAGCTCTATGAGGCTTTCGTAAAATCCATACAGGAAGCCATCGATTTTATCAATGACAATCCCGAAGCGTCGGCAGAAATACTGGCAGACGTTTATGAACTCAGCGAAGAGGAAGTTTTATCTTATATTACGGCAGAAAGTGCCAGTTATTCTGAAACGGTAAAAGGAATTCAGACTTTTGCTGATTTCATGAAAAAGACGGGATATTTAAATACCGGCATAGACAGTGCAGACTCAGTAATATGGGAGAATGTTACCTATGAAAATTAGGGAATTATTTTTAAAACCCTATTCAAAATTAATCTGGATTTTGTTAATGCTAATCGCCTGGGAATTAATTGCGGTTTTTTCACCAGTAAGTGCCTTGGCATTTCCTACTTTGGAACAAATATTCAAGGCATTATTAAACTCTATAAAAAATGGAGACCTTCTTTATCAACTGTTTTTTTCTCTTTTTTTAATTCTGGAAGGCCTTTTAATTGGCATTGTGATTGCTTTTATAATGTCTTTTTTATCGGTAATCAGTAAGGTGTTTGAAAGCTTCACAGATACTTGTGTCTCGATTTTTCATCCTCTGCCGGGAATTGCTTTACTGCCGCTGATTATTCTCTGGATTGGCACGGGAACATCGGCTATTTTATTTGTGATAGTTCATTCGGTATTATGGCCGATGATTCTCAATATGAATGCTGGCTTTAAATCGATTCCTGAAGTTTATAAAAAAATCGGTGATAATTATGAATTCACCAGATTGCAGAGTATGACAAGAATTTTTATTCCTGCATCACTGACATATTTGCTTGCCGGCCTTAAAATTTCCTGGGCTAGAGGATGGCGGGCGGTTATTAGTGCTGAAATGATCTTTGGGGCTTCGGGCAGTATTGGTGGAATTGGCTGGTACATTTTTAACCGGCGGGTTTTTATGGATACCGCAGGAGTTTATGCTGGAATTCTGGTGATTATAGCGATTGGTATTTTAGTAGAAGATTTTATCTTCGGTAAAATTGAAAAGAATACAATTAAAAAATGGGGTGTATCATGAAAGCCGTAATCAGCATAAAAGGGCTTTCCAAGGCCTATAATAACAAGGTGGTTTTAAAAGATATTGATATGAAAATTATGCCAGGGGAACTTATTTGTATTGTAGGTTCGTCCGGCTGTGGTAAAACGACACTCCTAAACCTTGTTGGCGGCTTTATAAAAGCAGAGCATGGGGAAATCCTCTTAGATGGATATAAAATTGAGAAGCCCAGCCGCCAGTGTATAATGGTTTTTCAGGAATTCGACCAGCTATTTCCTTGGAAAACAGTCCGTAAAAATGTGGAATTTCCGCTTGAGAAAATAAAAACCAGGTATACAAAAGAAGAGATTAGGGAATCGGTCAGCCATTACCTTAAACTGGTCAAACTATCGGACTATGATACTTATTATCCATCGCAGTTATCAGGTGGGATGAAACAGCGCACCGCCTTAGCCAGAGCTTTGGCACTAACGCCCAAAGTATTACTGATGGATGAGCCATTCGGCAGTCTTGATGCACAGACAAAACGAGAACTTCAGGATAATTTGCTGGAAATTAAAGAAGCTACAAAAACGACAGTTCTTTTTGTGACCCATGATATCCGGGAGGCCATGATATTGGCTGATCGGATTGTCGTTCTAAATTCCGGCAAGATTATGGAGATCATTAATAACTCACCCAAAAATGTCAGCCAGGAATTGGAAAATCGAATCACTGATCTGCTCTCACTTTAAAGACGTGGATTTGCCAATTTTTTTGATCAATCTGCGGCCATAGTTCAGTACCGTAGGTGGGGCTGGTGAATTGTGCGGTCTCCTCGCAGTTATCGTTTAGATAATCCATCATTTCATTAAAAATATTAGTGAGATCTCCATACATAATGTTATAATGTGGATGGTTTTCAACTATAAAAGACAGTTCATCATAATAAAGTATAGTATCGATGTGATTTTTTTCGATATAGTCTGAAAAGGAAATTCCCTGGTCAGCCAGATATTGAAGATTTCTGTAATCAAGCAGCTGTCCATCGGAAAAAGCGTATTCACTGTTAAGGTTTCCCAGCACTTTTTCAGAAGCAGCTGTGTTACTTGAAATTTGGTCAAGATAGGCTTCATAGCTTTGGAGATAGGGTTTTATTTGTAATATTGTTGATAGGATGGTTATCAGGAACAAAATTCCTGATAACCATTTTTTTTGCCTGGGCAAAAAGGCCTCAATAAAATAAATGGTTAGTAGATACATATAGGGAAAGCTGAAAATCACACTGGTAACATTATAACGACCGATAATTAAAAGTCCAAGATTAATAGCTAAGACGATAACCACTAAAAAATTAAGGGTAGTATCGCAAAAAGATTTTTTGAACATCATGATTAATGAACTGAATAAAACAGTTGTAAAAAGAATCAGCTGAAAGCGAATATCAGGCATATAATACTCAACACTTATCTGATTGAATAAGCGTTTATAAAAGTAAAAAAATTCTGCCAGCTTGTTAAATAATGAATCACCGACACCAAAGTTTTTTCCGTGTTGAGTATAATGGCTTAGATAGTCAGGATCCATATAAATACTTAACCCCACAAAGAATAGTGCAAAAGCCGCGATGCAAAGAACCAGGAGTACCAGGTTTTTAACTCTCAGTTTCCCTTGAAAAATAAAGTACAAATAGAGAATCCCTAATGTTACGGCAATAATAAAACTGTTGGGATGGAAGCCAATGCTCAGCCCGGTGATAGTCCCAAGAATTAGGTCATCACCAAAACGATGTTGAGGGAGTCTTTTAAGTAGAATAAAAAGTGTCAGTATCGAAAAAAATAGAATTGCAATTTCCTGACGTGCAAAATGAGAAGCATAAATATATTGGATATCGATAGACAATAAAACGACACTGAGCATTGATAATCGATTAGATTTGAAAATAACTTGACTCAAATTGTAGAAGAAAAATAAAGAAGCAATAGATAATAACAATGAAAGCAATCGAAAGGTAAAAATCTGATAGCCAAAAACTGGGATAAAAAGGGCCTGAAGCAAATGAAATACAATCCGAATAGCATGAGGATAGCGGATGTAAGCATCAAAAAAAGGCTCAGTTACATTAATTGAACCAGTTTCAAGAATATGACGGGAAAGACCGCTAAGCCAGGATTCATCTGAATGCACATAGGGAAAGCTGGTTAAAAAGAATAGATTAAAGATAAAGTAAGCAAATAAAAAAATAAAAATGAAATACTTATCTAAATCAAGGGTCAGAATTTTTTTATAACAAGCGTTATTTTTTGCTGGTTTAATCTTCATAATTATCCTCTGTCCAGTAATAATTGTTTTTTTACAAAAATATTGGGTAGTATACTTACGACAACTTGTAAACTAGGCCGTTTTTAGTATACCATATTTTGATTACTCGTAAAGTTTAAAAACAGAGTGTTTCATGGGCTATTAAAATTTATAATAGTGCATTACAAAGACTGGGAACTAAAAATAGTGATTATCGGTTACAATGTTGTTAAATAATTATTTAACGAATGGAGGAAAAGAAAAATGGTGAAAAAAAGTCGATTGCTCGTATTGGTAACAATGATGTTTGCTTTATTATTTGTGAGTGGATGCAGTACGGGAACATCAGACAGCAGTTCTGACAGCAGCTCGTCAGAAGAGACTACGGAGGTAAGTATGGTGGAAACAGGAGTAAATGAATATTTTGCAAATATGCCTGAGGATATCCACAAAATCAGTCAGACCGATTTTGTAGATATGGTAAAAGCTGGTGAAGATATGACAATCATCGATATCAGAAGCGCTGATGCGTATGCTGAAGGTCATGTTAAAGGAGCACTTAGTATGCCTTGGGGTACGGAACTGGCTGCGAATATCGAAAATATTCCAAACGATAAACCAGTTATGATTTACTGCGTAACCGGTCAGACTGCTGGTCAGACAGTTATGCTGTTTAACCTGGCAGGCTTTGATGCAAAATCAGTTAATCTAGGTTACAAACTGGGGATTTCTGCAGTAGAAGGTGTTGAAGAAGTCATTGAAACAACTCCTAATGAATTCGATACTACTATTCAAACTGAAATTGATCCGGAAATTCTGGAAGCAATTAACAGCTACTATGCAGGTCTTGCAGATGTTAAAGATACTGAATTTGCAAACTACAAAATCTCAGAAGATGATGCCTATGCGATGCTGGGAGATGATACAGTTCAATTCCTGAGTGTTCGAAAAGCTGATGATTATGCTGCCGGACATATCGAAGGAGCAATCAATATTCCTTTTGGCGCAGGAATGGAAGAAGAATTCTCTACTCTGCCAATGGATAAAACCATTATTGTTTACTGCTATACCGGACAGACAGCAGGACAGACAGTGGCTGGACTTCGTTTATTAGGTTATGATGCAGTATCTCTGAACGCTGGAAATGGAACAGATGCTACAGGCACAGCTGGATGGACAAATAAAGGTTATCCACTGGTAACTGAATAAATATATTAAGTGACATGAAATGGCTTTGCCATTTCATGTCCTGTTTACAGGTTGTTGCGAAATGAAGAAAGGGATTAAACCGGACAGGTTTTTATTTTTGAAAAATAAGTAAAGCTATTATAACTTTTGGCATTTCGCAAAGGCCTGTTAACAGGCAGAAAGAGGAGGAAACAAGATGGAGTTAACACAGAGAAAGAAGATTCAGCCTTTTATAGGTTTGGCATTATTAATTGTTACGATAATTTTAGGGGTGGTTAAAGGATTCAACAACCAGTTCCTACCCCTTTATTTAATGACAGGAGTAGTTCTAGGCTATATTTTAACCAGATCTCGATATGGGTTTGCTGGTGGATTTAAACGAATTTATGTGACCGGTGAGGGGAGCTTGAGCAAGTCTCTGCTGGTGATGTTTGCAATTTCCATGTTTCTGGCAGCGGGACTTCAGTGGTCAGCACTGCAGATGGGAATTGATCAGCCGGGTTTGAGTTCTTTAAAGTTTTTAAATATCTCAACTTTATTGGGTGGTTTTTTCTTTGGAATTGGAATGATTTTAGCTGGCGGTTGTGCATCAGGAACCCTAAGCGATTTGGGTGAAGGAGAAGCACGATCATGGATTGCCCTGATAACCTTTGTTTTTGGTTCGATTCCTGGCTTAATGGCACAAAATACCCTGAATAGTACCGCTATCGGCCAGATCGGCATTCAATTGTATTTACCGGATGTTTTGGGTTATGTAGGTGCTTTAGTGGTTTCAGTTCTGGCCCTTTTTATTCTGTATATTATTGTGCGTAAGTATGAAGATTATAGAAAAAATGAGGGGACCTATACGGCAACCGTTTATGAGGATGAAGAACTGCCAATACCTGATGAAGTTCCTTTTAAACTTTTTTCATATAAAACCTTTCATAAACTTTTTGTTCAGCGCTGGTCTTTTATGACAGGTGGTATCCTGCTGGCTATTATGTTTGGATTTATTTTAATTACTGCCCGTCACAGCTGGTACGTTACCGGTCCACTGACGACCTGGGGGATAGCCATTTTACAGATGTTTGGAGTGCAGTTCACGGCGTCTTATTTTGAACCCAACGTCATGGCAGCGAATAATGGTATTCTTAATGATCCAGGTTCTTTGAGAAATATCGGAATTGTTATCGGTGCAGCTATTGCATTTTTGTTTGCCGGCCGTTGGACCTTTAATACAGGATTTAAATTCAAAGACAGTCTCTATTATTTATTAGGCGGATTTTTGATGGGTTTTGGTGCCAGACTTGCCGGCGGCTGTAATATTGGGGCGCTTTTATCTGGAATTGGTAACTTTTCATTATCCGGTTGGGGATTCTTCTTTACCCTCTGGCTTGGCAGTTTGTTTGCCCTCAAAGTTTTTGCCGGAAAAGTAGATGTTTTACCACCAAACCGTCATAAAAAATAAAATTAGTAATTACTGACTGTTTATGAGTATATTTAGTTAATTAGCAAACTAATCACTAGGTGTTTAAATTTATAATATGAGGAGAACAAAATGGGAAAAAAAGTTTTAATTGTCGGTGGTGTAGCCGGTGGGGCTTCAGTTGCTGCTCGAGTAAGAAGACTGGATGAATCGGCTCAAGTCATTATGTTTGAAAAAGGACCAAATGTTTCTTTTTCTAATTGCTGTCTGCCTAATCATTTGAGCGGTATGATTGAAAATAGTGAAGACCTGGTTTTGATGTGTCCTAACAATTTTAAAAAACAATACAATATTGAAGCGCGTGTCAATAATGAAGTGATTAGTATTGACCGTCAAAATAAGAAAGTAACAGTTAAAGAAGTTGAAACGGGAAAAGTTTATGAAGAATCATATGATGCCCTATTTTTAGCTCCAGGTGCAAACCCAATTGTGCCGCCTATATCTGGCTATGATAAACCCCATGTTTTTAGTGTTAAAAATGTAGTAGATATTGATACAATCAATAAATATTTAATAAATGGTGTAAAAGATGTTATCGTTGTTGGCGGCGGATTTATTGGAGTAGAAGTGGCAGAAAATTTAAAACTGTCTACTCAAGGCTATAATGTGACACTAGTTGAAAAAGCGCCACAGATTATGGCTACAATGGATTATGATATGGCCCAAATTCTTCACAAGGAATTAATGGATAACGATGTTAACCTGATTTTGGAAGATGCGATTGCTAAAATTTTCGATGATTCTGTAGAATTGGAATCTGGAAAAATGTTGAAAGCCCAGGCAGTGATTATGGCAATCGGTGTAACACCTGATACAAAGCTAGCAAAGGAAAATGATCTGGAAATTGGAGAAACAGGTGCAATTCTTGTCAACCAGCATTATCAAACCAGTGATCCTAATATTTATGCTGTTGGCGATGCGATTGAAGTATATAACCAGCTCACTCATAAAAAGACTAAATTGGCACTGGCTGGACCTGCACAAAAACAGGCCAGATCGGCAGCTGATCATTTATATGGCAGACCAACCAGAAATAATGGTGTGATAGGTTCTTCCTGTATTAAAATCTTTGAAATGAATGTAGCATCAACAGGTCTGACAGAGGCATGTTGTATAAGAAATGGAATATCTTATGACATGGTTTATATCATTCCTGGAGATATCGTCGGTCTGATGCCGGGAAACAGCCAGTTCTTCTTTAAACTGGTTTATGAAGTACCGACCGGTAAGATACTTGGCGCCCAGGCTATTAGTCGAGGAAATGCAACCAAACGTGTTGATGTCATTGCTGCAATGATCACAATGGGAGCAACCCTGGAAGACCTGAAAGAGTTAGAACTTTGTTATGCGCCAGCATTTTCCACTGCTAAAGATCCGGTAAACTTTGCCGCAATGGTAGCGTTAAATATTTTAAATGGTGAATTTAAACAGGTTCCAGTAACCAAAGTACGGGAACTGGTTGAAACGGATGCCTTTATCATTGATGCTCGTGAACCGGGTGAATATGAAGCCAGCCATCTAATTACTGCTAAAAATATTCCACTGAGCCAGTTCCGTGAAAGACTTGATGAAATTCCCAAAGATCAGCCGGTTTATGTTCACTGCCGAAGTGCTCAGAGAAGTTATAACATGGCCAGAGCATTGGGCCAGTTAGGTTTTGATAATATCATTAATATTTCAGGATCTTTCCTGGGTATTTGTATGTATGAATATTATAATGACCAGACAAAGGGCAGAAAACCTATTGTAACTGATTATAATTTCCGTTAAAATAAATATATATAATTAATTATTTATTGACAGGAAATTCTTACAGTCGAAAATGGAGGGATTATGCAAGGAAAAAAAAGTAAAGATCACAGGCGATTAACAGTAGTGACCTGGTTGGTGATTTTTCTTGTCTGGTATCTGATTACTGAATTAGGTCTGGTTTCACACTTAATTATTCCTTCCCCGATTGAAGTGTATAATACATTTATTGATATAGTGAAAAATGGTTATAATGGGATTCCTTTCTGGAAGCATTTGGGAATAAGTCTGTTAAGATTGTTTCTGGCTTCCGGTTTGGCCATTATAACTGCCGTGCCGCTGGGACTTCTCAGCGGCTATTTTAAAAAAGTGGGCGCTGTCGTCGATTCGATCGTGCAGTTCTATCGACCACTGCCACCCCTGGCCTATTATATTGTTCTGATTTTATGGTTGGGAATTGGAGAATCTTCAAAAGTTACTCTGCTTTTTCTGGCTGCATTTGCACCGATTTATATAGCCTGTGTGTCAGCGGTCAACAATATACAAATGGAATACCTTTTGAGTGCCCAGTCACTTGGAGCAAAGGGAAAAGATTTATTTTATCGGATTGTGGTGCCAGCTTGTTTACCAGAAATTTTTACCAGTATCAGAACGGCTGTGGGTGTGGCCTATACAACACTTGTTTCAGCCGAAATGATAGCGGCAACCTCTGGTGTTGGCTGGATGGTGTTGGATGCTTCACGATATTTAAAAAGCAGTGTTATTTTTGTGGGAATCATTGTAATGGGAATTACCGGTGTCTTAATTGACTGGGGCTTAAAGAGGATCGAGCATAAAATTATTTTCTGGAAAGGATACCAATAGGAGGAATAAAGGATGAAAAAGGGAATATTACTGTTTGCAGCTTTACTCTTTTGTATTATTGCTTTATCAGGATGCGGTAGTCAGACCGCCAGTAGTGATGTGCCAAAAGAGGTAAAGATTGGATATTTGCGGGTACCCAATGATGAAATGGTCAGTAAAACGAAAGAAATTTTTGATGACTATTTTACTGAGATTGGGGTGCCTTATGAATTTATTATTTTTGATTCCGGGGCAGAAGCCAATCAGGCCTTAGCTTCAGGTAGTATAGATTTTGCCAGCATGGGTAATACCAATGCTATTATTGCGTTAGCTCGAGGAATTGATGTGGAAATGATTTGGATACATGAAGTTTTGGGCGAGATTGAAGGGCTAGCGGTTAAAGACGGTTCCGGGATCACAACAGCTCAGGATCTGGTTGGTCAAAAAATTGCCACACCTTTTGCTTCTACCTCGCACTATGTGCTGTTAAACTATTTAAAAGAGAATGGTATAGATGAACAGGTTGAGCTTTTGGATATGCCAACTGCTGATATTGTAGCGGCCTGGGAACGCGGTGACATTAATGCCGCTTATACCTGGCAGCCGACTTTGGGACAACTGACACAAAATGGGTCAATTCTGGTTGACAGTGCTGATATGGCAGAAGAAGGCTATATCACTGCTAATGTCTTAGTTGTTCAGAAAGAGTTTTCCAGCAGCTATCCTGATCTAGTCGCGGGATTTGTCAAGTGCTTAGGTGAAGGTGGAGATATTTA
This genomic interval from Eubacteriaceae bacterium ES3 contains the following:
- a CDS encoding rhodanese-like domain-containing protein, producing the protein MVKKSRLLVLVTMMFALLFVSGCSTGTSDSSSDSSSSEETTEVSMVETGVNEYFANMPEDIHKISQTDFVDMVKAGEDMTIIDIRSADAYAEGHVKGALSMPWGTELAANIENIPNDKPVMIYCVTGQTAGQTVMLFNLAGFDAKSVNLGYKLGISAVEGVEEVIETTPNEFDTTIQTEIDPEILEAINSYYAGLADVKDTEFANYKISEDDAYAMLGDDTVQFLSVRKADDYAAGHIEGAINIPFGAGMEEEFSTLPMDKTIIVYCYTGQTAGQTVAGLRLLGYDAVSLNAGNGTDATGTAGWTNKGYPLVTE
- a CDS encoding ABC transporter permease subunit — its product is MKIRELFLKPYSKLIWILLMLIAWELIAVFSPVSALAFPTLEQIFKALLNSIKNGDLLYQLFFSLFLILEGLLIGIVIAFIMSFLSVISKVFESFTDTCVSIFHPLPGIALLPLIILWIGTGTSAILFVIVHSVLWPMILNMNAGFKSIPEVYKKIGDNYEFTRLQSMTRIFIPASLTYLLAGLKISWARGWRAVISAEMIFGASGSIGGIGWYIFNRRVFMDTAGVYAGILVIIAIGILVEDFIFGKIEKNTIKKWGVS
- a CDS encoding YeeE/YedE family protein; this encodes MELTQRKKIQPFIGLALLIVTIILGVVKGFNNQFLPLYLMTGVVLGYILTRSRYGFAGGFKRIYVTGEGSLSKSLLVMFAISMFLAAGLQWSALQMGIDQPGLSSLKFLNISTLLGGFFFGIGMILAGGCASGTLSDLGEGEARSWIALITFVFGSIPGLMAQNTLNSTAIGQIGIQLYLPDVLGYVGALVVSVLALFILYIIVRKYEDYRKNEGTYTATVYEDEELPIPDEVPFKLFSYKTFHKLFVQRWSFMTGGILLAIMFGFILITARHSWYVTGPLTTWGIAILQMFGVQFTASYFEPNVMAANNGILNDPGSLRNIGIVIGAAIAFLFAGRWTFNTGFKFKDSLYYLLGGFLMGFGARLAGGCNIGALLSGIGNFSLSGWGFFFTLWLGSLFALKVFAGKVDVLPPNRHKK
- a CDS encoding ATP-grasp domain-containing protein, with product MKLQILGGGNNQINGIRRAKEKGHEVILVDYYDNPPGREFADVHKAISTFDVEKNIEVAKKYQIDGVMTTGTDQPVFTVSMISKALNLPAFLDSDTAKAVTNKEVMKKKLAKKGIPTVPYIFCHEKISLQELTSKLKELDFPLVLKPLDSQGQRGVYKLHSIEEVFNSLPQTLSFSREKIALIEGYYESDEITVSVWVNQGEAGILTVTDRKTFESGKNIGICYAHQYPSIHQQRIAEITGIIDQIVKGFEIFSGPLYVQLLIGNAGIVVNEIACRIGGAYEEVFIPYLTGFDILDQVIDFSLGISQLSEAKGIYHSSKHLSVQLFFTRPGKIKKITPIEDLLKLPGVISAGYNVKVGQTLAQIDNATARAGYFIVSEESEDALDSAVCNVFDHLIINSETGENLVIRPVEYGE
- a CDS encoding glycosyltransferase — protein: MEKISVVIPVYNSAASIEQVVYRLIQCFESKNQEFEIILVDDCSRDNSREILTMLSDRDERLQTYFLEANHGQQETLKYGIMQTRGNYIITIDDDLEQQPEDIFLLINEIQKGFDVVYGVAMREGYAFHRQLGSNLVDLFFTLFLKKPRHLRVSSFRIMNRSVAETIAEDTTDFVYLSAIILKNSQNIANVQVSYQKRPYGQSNYDVKKLLKLYVRLVYYYGIN
- a CDS encoding ABC transporter substrate-binding protein — its product is MKKIVFVILAVLMLLATACSPTQTGGEEKTIRIAEQYGIAYAPVQIMKEKGFLEKNYPGIEISWEQLGNTAAIREAMVADRLDVGFMAIPPFLIGTENGMEWKIATGLSSVPTGLVATDQIQSLSDFSETDRIAVPQPGSVQHILLAMACDREFSDPTKLDNNLVTLSHPDGMSALLSGGDITAHFTSTPYFQKEIETAGFHEIISGEEAFGGDFSFIIGVTTNKLHDENPQLYEAFVKSIQEAIDFINDNPEASAEILADVYELSEEEVLSYITAESASYSETVKGIQTFADFMKKTGYLNTGIDSADSVIWENVTYEN
- a CDS encoding glycosyltransferase family 39 protein, encoding MKIKPAKNNACYKKILTLDLDKYFIFIFLFAYFIFNLFFLTSFPYVHSDESWLSGLSRHILETGSINVTEPFFDAYIRYPHAIRIVFHLLQALFIPVFGYQIFTFRLLSLLLSIASLFFFYNLSQVIFKSNRLSMLSVVLLSIDIQYIYASHFARQEIAILFFSILTLFILLKRLPQHRFGDDLILGTITGLSIGFHPNSFIIAVTLGILYLYFIFQGKLRVKNLVLLVLCIAAFALFFVGLSIYMDPDYLSHYTQHGKNFGVGDSLFNKLAEFFYFYKRLFNQISVEYYMPDIRFQLILFTTVLFSSLIMMFKKSFCDTTLNFLVVIVLAINLGLLIIGRYNVTSVIFSFPYMYLLTIYFIEAFLPRQKKWLSGILFLITILSTILQIKPYLQSYEAYLDQISSNTAASEKVLGNLNSEYAFSDGQLLDYRNLQYLADQGISFSDYIEKNHIDTILYYDELSFIVENHPHYNIMYGDLTNIFNEMMDYLNDNCEETAQFTSPTYGTELWPQIDQKNWQIHVFKVRADQ
- a CDS encoding ABC transporter ATP-binding protein translates to MKAVISIKGLSKAYNNKVVLKDIDMKIMPGELICIVGSSGCGKTTLLNLVGGFIKAEHGEILLDGYKIEKPSRQCIMVFQEFDQLFPWKTVRKNVEFPLEKIKTRYTKEEIRESVSHYLKLVKLSDYDTYYPSQLSGGMKQRTALARALALTPKVLLMDEPFGSLDAQTKRELQDNLLEIKEATKTTVLFVTHDIREAMILADRIVVLNSGKIMEIINNSPKNVSQELENRITDLLSL
- a CDS encoding sulfurtransferase TusA family protein, with protein sequence MLTIDCLGDMCPIPVLKTKKLFKSLKSGETIKIVSDHSCVLESMQTTFKNHQVSSDEVLSGVWEIFLTKS